AAGCAATTAAAGAATACAGAGGGGTGCCTGAAGTAATTTATGATGAAGGGGGGGTTGGAAAAGAGCCTATGGTCAGGCTTCTCGGCCCGGATGCGTTAGAGCTTGCAAAACTTGCAGTGGAACTTGCCAGAAGAGTAGAATAATACCCGTAACATAATTACCGGTGGAAAAGCCGGTACAAGTTTTCTTTTTATATTTCCCATTATTCTAGCGGTTAGTCTCATTTTCGTAAAATATGACGAATAATTTTGTAAGCCAGACCTGCAAACAGACAACATTTATATACATCAAAGTATAATTTTGTACAGAACCATGTGATGGAGATTTCTATGGAACAGACAAAGATTATCCTTGACGAAAATGAAATGCCGACGAAATGGTACAATGTCCTTTCCGACCTTCCCACTCCAATTGATCCGCCTCTGGACCCGAGGACCTGGCAGCCTATAAGTCCGGATGCCCTTGAGCCTATATTCTCAAAGGAACTGATCAGGCAGGAGATGAGCAGTGATCGGTATATTGACATTCCCGAAGAAGTGCTTGATATTTACAGACTCTGGAGGCCAAGTCCCTTATTCAGAGCCCACCGGCTCGAGAAAGTTCTCAAGTCCCCTGCAAAGATCTATTATAAGTACGAAGGAGTTAGTCCCGCAGGCAGCCACAAAACAAATACCTCTATTGCCCAGGCTTACTATAACATGAAGGAGGGCATCGAGAGGCTCACAACCGAGACAGGGGCAGGGCAGTGGGGAAGTGCACTTTCACTTGCCTGCAATTACTTTGACCTCGAATGCAAGGTCTATATGGTCCGTTCCAGTTACTACCAGAAGCCTTATAGAAAATCCCTTATGGCCCTCTGGGGAGGAAATGTTGTGCCTTCCCCAAGCCCGGATACGGAGTTTGGAAGAAAGATCCTGCAGGAGCAGCCTGATACCCCCGGAAGCCTTGGAATTGCAATCAGTGAGGCTGTAGAGGATGCAGTAGCCCGTGAGGATACAAAGTATACCCTTGGAAGTGTGCTTAACCACGTTGTGCTCCACCAGACCATAATCGGTTCAGAGTGCAAAAAGCAGCTCGAGCAGGTAGAAGAATACCCTGATGTTGTTATCGGGTGCTGCGGCGGAGGAAGCAACCTCGGAGGAATCGGACTCGAGTTCATAAAAGACAGGCTTGAAGGAAAACACAACGCAAGAGTGGTCGCAGTCGAACCCTCAGCCTGCCCATCCCTGACGAAAGGAGAGTACAGGTATGACTTCGGAGACACTGCCGAGATGACTCCACTCCTTAAGATGTATACCCTTGGCCACAAGCATATGCCCCCTGCTATCCATGCCGGAGGACTCCGCTACCATGGCGATTCTCCAATCATAAGTAAACTCTGTGCTGAAGGG
The Methanosarcina sp. WWM596 DNA segment above includes these coding regions:
- a CDS encoding TrpB-like pyridoxal phosphate-dependent enzyme, which gives rise to MEQTKIILDENEMPTKWYNVLSDLPTPIDPPLDPRTWQPISPDALEPIFSKELIRQEMSSDRYIDIPEEVLDIYRLWRPSPLFRAHRLEKVLKSPAKIYYKYEGVSPAGSHKTNTSIAQAYYNMKEGIERLTTETGAGQWGSALSLACNYFDLECKVYMVRSSYYQKPYRKSLMALWGGNVVPSPSPDTEFGRKILQEQPDTPGSLGIAISEAVEDAVAREDTKYTLGSVLNHVVLHQTIIGSECKKQLEQVEEYPDVVIGCCGGGSNLGGIGLEFIKDRLEGKHNARVVAVEPSACPSLTKGEYRYDFGDTAEMTPLLKMYTLGHKHMPPAIHAGGLRYHGDSPIISKLCAEGLIEAVSYDQYNVFDAAIQFARTEGIAPAPESAHAIRCAIDEALAAKQTGEEKTILFNLSGHGHFDMTSYDKYFSRELV